The sequence GTTCCTGAGGAGTCGCTGACCCCGACGGTCGGGTGGAATCTCGCGGCGTTACGCAAGGCGTGGAACCAGGCCAAGACCGATGTGGCACCGTGGTGGCAGGAGTGTTCGAAAGAGGCGTTCAACACCGGCCTGGACGCGCTGGCCCGGGGTTTGAAGAACTGGTCGGACTCGCGTAGCGGGAAACGGGCCGGGCCGCGGGTGGGGTTCCCGCGGTTCAAGTCCCGCCGCCGGGCGACGCCGTCGGTGCGGTTCACTACGGGTGCGATCCGGGTGGAGCCGGACCGCCAGCACGTGGTGCTGCCCCGGCTGGGCCGGCTCAAGCTGCACGAGTCCGCCCGCAAACTCGCCCGCCGCCTGGAGGCGGGCACGGCGAGGATCCTGTCCGCCACCGTGCGCCGTGACGGCGGCCGGTGGCATGTCGCGTTCTGCGTCGAGGTCGAGCGGGCCGAGCGCACCCCGACGCGGCCCGACGCGGTGGTCGGGGTGGATGTCGGGATCACCCATTTGGCGGTGCTGTCGACCGGCGAGATGGAGCCCAACCCCCGCCACCTGGACGAGGCGGCCCAGCGGATGCGCCGCCTCGCCCGACAGATGTCCCGGCGCGTCGGCCCGGACCGGCGTACCGGGCAGCGGCCCTCCAATCGGTGGGAACGGGCCCGCCGGCAGGTGGCTCGGGCGCATGCGCGGGTGACGAACCTGCGCCGCGACAACCTGCACAAACTCACCACCCGCCTCGCCCGCGAGTACGGCACGATCGTGGTCGAGGACCTCAACGTGGCCGGCATGCTCCGCAACCGGCGGCTCGCCCGGCGCGTCGCCGACGCCGGGTTCGGCGAGATCCGCCGCCAGGTGGAGTACAAGGTCAAATGGAACGGTGGTCGGCGGATTGTGGCCGACCGCTGGTATCCCTCCAGCAAGACCTGCTCGGGCTGCGGCACGGTGAAAGCCAAGCTGGCCCTGTCCGCGCGCACCTACAAATGCACCACCTGCGGCCTGGTCCTCGACCGGGATGTGAACGCCGCACGCAACCTCGCCGCGATCGCGCGTGAGGCAATCACCGCCGGGAGTGGCCCGGTGGCAGGACGTGGAGCCGACCATAAGACCCGCCCCGGCGGGCAGGTGGCCATGAAACGTCAACCCGGCACCGCCCAAGCGGGTAAGACCGGGACCGTCCCACCGCAAGGCGGGACTGCCAACCGTGCGCTCACCAAAGCGCACTGAGAGGTAACGGTCATGGATCCGATGATCTACGTGGCCGGCCAGCGCCTTCATGCTCACCAGCTCCGGGGTGCCACCTTCGGCACCCGCTGGCGCGGTTACCACCCCGCGCAGGTCGACGCGCTGCTCGACCGCGCCGCCGACGAACTCGACCGGTTGCGCCGCGAACTGACCACTGCCACCACCGAGGCGGAACGCATCCGGCAGGCGCTGCGCCAGTGGCAGTCCCGGCACACCGGCTGCCGGGAGCACCCGACCTCCCCGAACAGCCGGTGGCAGCAGTGAGCGCGTCCCGCTGGATCATCCACCTGCCCACCACGTTGACCCGGTTGGCCGACGCCACCGCCCTGGCCGGCGCGCTCCGGGTGTCGCTCCAGCACGTCGCCGCCATCGACTTCGGCGAGACCACTCTTAGCGAGGAGGACCGCCAGTTCGTACGTACCCGGGTCTGGTGCGATGCCCGGCTGCCCGGTGCCGCCCGCTGCGCCCTGCCAACCGACCACGACGGCCCCTGCCGCCCGGCGACGGCCGACCCGGCGGGCGGCGGCTGACATCACCAACGACTCAGCTCGATAGGGCATCGAACATCATCGTCACGCTCGGGAAACCGGAGCCCCGCCGGACGCCAACCCGCTGCTGTCCAAGAGGTCAGCCCATCGGCAGGCGGTAGGCGCGCTCGCCGGCGCCCCCGGCGGTGACCAGCCGCACCTCGCCCGTCTTCAGGCCGTACACCACGGACCAGCGGGTGTGCCGCTGGCGCACCGCGTCGAGCATCCGCAGCGCGGTCGGCGCGTCCACCGCCCCGCCCGCCCGGTCCAGCGCCTCGGCCAGCAGCCCGTACCGGTGGTCCCGGCGCAGGTCGCGATCGGCCACGCCGACGGCGGGCACGTTGGTCAGCGCCTGCCACGTGCCCCGGCCCTTCTCGGCGCGCATCGCGCCGTCGACGAACTCGATCACCGCCGAGGCGCCGGTGGCGTCGGCGAGCAGGTAGTGCAGCGGCGGCCCGCCGTCGAAGTCGAGGTTGTACCGCTCGAACACGGCGATCGCCTCGTCCACGGTGGCGGCCTCGTCGAGCACCAGCCGGAGGATGCGTACTGATCCCACGGTGGGGCGGCCTGGCACGGGTCGGGCGGTCGCCCCGTCGTCGGCGGCCAGGCCCACGGCCAGGCCGCGCTCGTTCATCCCGTCGAACGGCAGCAGCGGCGCGTTGAGCAGGCGGCGGTCCCCGGCCGGATCGTCGCCGACGCCGAGGTACGACATGTCCACCAGCGAGATCGAGGCGTACGCGTCGGGTGGGTCGGTGCGCAGGACCAGGGCCGGGTTCGGGTCCCAGTCGAAGTTGCGGGCGAACAGCGGGCGGGTCCGGTCGCCGAGCGCCGCGAAGAGCGAGCAGCCGAACGGGCTCGCCTCGGGGGTGCCGGAGATGCCGACCGTCGGGTCGTAGTCCCCGACGTAGGTCATCTCGTACAGCGGCAGGTCGTCGACCTTGCGAAGGCTGGCCAGGGTCCGCTCGGCCTGGCCGGCGTCCTGTCTGGAGGCGGTCGGCGCGCCGGCCGAGGAGGCCGGGGTCTGTCCGCCGGCGGCGCAGCCGGTGCCGGCGAGCAGCAGGGCGAGGCCGGTGGCGAGCAGGGTCCGTCGCATGCCTGCGACGCTAGAGGCGGCAGCGACGGTTGTCCATCGGCTCAGGAGTCGGGGATGCGGTCCAGTTGTGCGTCGATCGCTGCGGGGGTGAGGGCGGGCCGGCCGCCGGGGTGGCCGACGGTGGCGCCCGCCGCGGCCACCGCGTAGCGGGCGAGTTGCTCGCACGGCTCGCCGCGCAGCAGGCCGACGGTGAGCGCGGCGACGAAGGCGTCCCCGGCGCCGGTGGTGTCCACCGTGGGCGTGTCGCTGAGCGGCACGAACAGCTCGCCGTCCGGCCAGACGAAGGCGTTCCCCTCCCCCGCCACTTCTATCGCGGCCAGCGACGGCCCCCGGGCGAGCAGCTCCCGGCCCGCCCGCAGGCCCGTCTCGGCGTCCTTCGGCGGGTCGCCCACGATCAGCCCCGCCTCCTGCGCGTCGGCGCGCAGCACGTCGGCGAGGGCGAGCAGTTCGGCCGCGCCGGCCGGATCGTCCGGCGCGCCGTCCAGCACCACCAGGCGGTCGGCCGCGCGGGCGTAGCGGGCCGCCGCGAGCGCCGCCGCCAGCGGCTGTTGGAGCTGCACGAGTACGGCCTGAGCCGCCCTCAGCGCCTCCGCCGCGCCGGTCACGTCCGCCTCGGT comes from Micromonospora viridifaciens and encodes:
- the tnpB gene encoding IS607 family element RNA-guided endonuclease TnpB, coding for MQAYRYALDLTPCQERAVLAHAGAARVAYNWALARVKAVMDQRAAERSYGVPEESLTPTVGWNLAALRKAWNQAKTDVAPWWQECSKEAFNTGLDALARGLKNWSDSRSGKRAGPRVGFPRFKSRRRATPSVRFTTGAIRVEPDRQHVVLPRLGRLKLHESARKLARRLEAGTARILSATVRRDGGRWHVAFCVEVERAERTPTRPDAVVGVDVGITHLAVLSTGEMEPNPRHLDEAAQRMRRLARQMSRRVGPDRRTGQRPSNRWERARRQVARAHARVTNLRRDNLHKLTTRLAREYGTIVVEDLNVAGMLRNRRLARRVADAGFGEIRRQVEYKVKWNGGRRIVADRWYPSSKTCSGCGTVKAKLALSARTYKCTTCGLVLDRDVNAARNLAAIAREAITAGSGPVAGRGADHKTRPGGQVAMKRQPGTAQAGKTGTVPPQGGTANRALTKAH
- a CDS encoding DivIVA domain-containing protein: MIYVAGQRLHAHQLRGATFGTRWRGYHPAQVDALLDRAADELDRLRRELTTATTEAERIRQALRQWQSRHTGCREHPTSPNSRWQQ
- a CDS encoding carcinine hydrolase/isopenicillin-N N-acyltransferase family protein, whose protein sequence is MRRTLLATGLALLLAGTGCAAGGQTPASSAGAPTASRQDAGQAERTLASLRKVDDLPLYEMTYVGDYDPTVGISGTPEASPFGCSLFAALGDRTRPLFARNFDWDPNPALVLRTDPPDAYASISLVDMSYLGVGDDPAGDRRLLNAPLLPFDGMNERGLAVGLAADDGATARPVPGRPTVGSVRILRLVLDEAATVDEAIAVFERYNLDFDGGPPLHYLLADATGASAVIEFVDGAMRAEKGRGTWQALTNVPAVGVADRDLRRDHRYGLLAEALDRAGGAVDAPTALRMLDAVRQRHTRWSVVYGLKTGEVRLVTAGGAGERAYRLPMG
- a CDS encoding PfkB family carbohydrate kinase, translating into MAGLDALVVGQVCRDLVLLVDEVPGPSRTTPVHRRRELLGGKGANQAVGLAQLGARPGLLGVVGEDEVGDRLLGQARSDGIDVAPVLRRADTPSALIVDVVDAHARWRYLEDIPEATLLTEADVTGAAEALRAAQAVLVQLQQPLAAALAAARYARAADRLVVLDGAPDDPAGAAELLALADVLRADAQEAGLIVGDPPKDAETGLRAGRELLARGPSLAAIEVAGEGNAFVWPDGELFVPLSDTPTVDTTGAGDAFVAALTVGLLRGEPCEQLARYAVAAAGATVGHPGGRPALTPAAIDAQLDRIPDS